The Papilio machaon chromosome 3, ilPapMach1.1, whole genome shotgun sequence genome window below encodes:
- the LOC106719546 gene encoding arrestin homolog — MTTDNALNSQRVFKKSSPNNKLTLYLASRDLVVENGYIDKIQGVLHVEPECLENKKLFGQVTLTFRYGREDEEVMGLKFCNEAIMSLVQIWPAHCNHDREPNSPLQDALIKRLGTNAFPFHLELTPLAPPSVQLVPAKQYHGAPIGTSYDVRAYLAERADEKISRRSTVRMGIRVLQGPGRVPPAVLPHSPHHNTLSALAHHNVLRLKNKTKMESDENCRGRKKENESLEQAPPRATVEKPFLLSDGRVELEGWLDKATYSHGESINVNIIVSNHSSKTVRRIKVLVIQHVDVCMFSNGKFKNVVALVKGPDTPVAPGETFTDSYNLTPHRGATKNWIALEDSYSKSGASLASTVLCNSNSPDDRNVFAIYVSYYVKVKLTLSAMGGDLSLKLPFTLTHSCINEAPTDSVIEEATHKMILEGKENSDEEESKAETENDKQNNNGHDDVQQETAFGDDGEIKSPEDHKCIADVLVNIENKITDRPKKFEGQNVVRNVKPNEEELDLIVKYPCSDT; from the exons atgacGACTGACAACGCACTTAATTCTCAACG agtgtttaaaaaatcatcaccaaataataaattgacacTTTATTTGGCTTCCCGCGATTTGGTTGTGGAGAATGGTTACATTGATAAGATCCAAGGAGTTCTGCACGTGGAGCCTGAGTGTTTGGAAAACAAGAAATTGTTCGGTCAAGTCACATTAACATTTcg gtATGGCAGAGAAGATGAAGAAGTGATGGGACTAAAGTTCTGCAACGAAGCTATTATGAGCCTGGTTCAAATCTGGCCAGCACATTGCAACCACGATAGAGAACCGAATTCGCCACTACAGGATGCGTTGATAAAACGTCTGGGAACGAATGCGTTCCCATTCCATTTGGAATTGACGCCACTGGCGCCACCTAGCGTGCAGTTGGTGCCTGCTAAGCAGTACCACGGCGCGCCGATAGGCACCTCATACGATGTACGAGCATATTTAG CCGAGCGAGCAGATGAGAAGATATCTAGGCGCAGCACAGTGCGCATGGGCATCCGCGTGCTGCAGGGGCCTGGGCGCGTGCCCCCCGCCGTCCTGCCTCACTCCCCGCATCACAACACGCTCAGCGCATTGGCACATCACAATGTGCTTAG acttaaaaataaaacaaaaatggaaTCAGATGAAAATTGTCGaggaagaaaaaaagaaaacg AGAGCTTGGAACAAGCGCCGCCGCGGGCGACTGTTGAAAAGCCGTTTTTATTATCTGATGGAAG AGTGGAGCTTGAAGGATGGTTAGATAAAGCAACTTATTCCCACGGTGAATCTATAAACGTCAATATCATTGTATCCAATCATTCATCGAAAACTGTGAGACGGATCAAG gttCTTGTTATTCAACACGTAGACGTGTGCATGTTTTCGAATGGCAAATTCAAAAATGTCGTAGCCTTAGTCAAAGGGCCGGACACACCTGTCGCGCCTGGTGAAACATTCACAGacagttataatttaacaccACATAGAG GTGCTACTAAAAACTGGATCGCCCTCGAAGACTCTTATTCGAAGTCAGGAGCAAGCCTAGCTTCAACTGTTTTATGCAATTCAAATTCACCTGACGATCGCAATGTGTTTGCTATTTATGTCTCGTACtatgtaaaagttaaattgaCTCTAAGCGCCATGGGAGGAGATCTATCTCTTAAACTTCCTTTCACATTGACTCATTCCTGTATAAACGAAGCACCAACAGACAGTGTCATCGAAGAAGCTACtcataaaatgattttagaaggaaaagaaaatagtgacgaagAAGAGAGCAAAGCTGAAACAGaaaatgataaacaaaataacaatggaCATGATGATGTTCAACAAGAAACAGCATTCGGTGACGATGGAGAAATTAAATCACCGGAAGATCATAAATGCATAGCTGATGTTCTAGTcaatatcgaaaataaaataactgataGACCAAAGAAATTTGAAGGACAAAATGTTGTTCGGAATGTCAAACCGAATGAAGAGGAATTGGATTTGATCGTAAAGTATCCTTGTTCGGACACGTGA